Proteins encoded within one genomic window of Pleurocapsa minor HA4230-MV1:
- a CDS encoding RluA family pseudouridine synthase: MIQEITLQVTKQVDRLDSWLSTQITDISRSRVQKLIENGHVKLNDRICSSKKVKIAPGDRLLVTIPEPKPLDLTPENIPLDILFEDEHLIIVNKPAGMVVHPAPGHYTGTLVHALLYHCKSLAGIGGVERPGIVHRIDKDTTGAIVVAKSDRAHQHLQAQIKAKTARREYWGVIYGSFADELGTIDLPIGRHQGDRQKMGVIAIEHGGRAAVTHWQTLERIGNYSLMQFLLETGRTHQIRVHCAHYGHPLVGDSIYGSNRSLKVNLSGQALHARQLSLIHPLSEKLITAIAPLPAEFSKLLQVLRNRN, translated from the coding sequence ATTATTCAAGAAATTACACTACAGGTAACTAAGCAAGTCGATCGCCTTGATAGTTGGTTATCAACACAAATAACGGATATTTCTCGTTCTCGCGTGCAAAAGTTGATTGAAAATGGTCATGTAAAGTTGAACGATCGCATTTGTAGTAGCAAAAAAGTAAAAATAGCTCCTGGCGATCGCCTTTTGGTCACTATTCCCGAACCAAAACCATTAGATTTGACTCCTGAAAATATTCCTCTAGATATTCTGTTTGAAGATGAACATTTAATTATTGTCAATAAACCCGCAGGTATGGTGGTTCATCCTGCACCTGGACACTATACAGGTACTTTAGTTCACGCTCTTTTATATCACTGCAAATCTTTAGCTGGCATTGGCGGAGTGGAACGTCCTGGTATAGTTCACCGCATCGATAAAGATACGACAGGGGCAATTGTGGTGGCAAAAAGCGATCGCGCACATCAACATCTCCAGGCACAAATTAAAGCTAAAACTGCCCGCAGAGAATATTGGGGTGTGATCTACGGTTCATTTGCTGATGAGCTTGGGACAATTGATTTACCAATTGGTCGTCATCAAGGCGATCGCCAAAAGATGGGGGTAATTGCGATCGAACATGGTGGTCGAGCAGCCGTGACTCACTGGCAAACTTTAGAAAGAATCGGCAACTATAGTCTGATGCAATTTCTCCTAGAAACAGGACGAACTCATCAAATTAGAGTTCATTGCGCTCATTATGGACATCCGTTGGTGGGAGATAGTATCTACGGCTCAAATCGTTCCTTAAAAGTAAATCTTTCTGGTCAAGCTCTCCATGCCAGACAACTATCTTTAATTCATCCGCTTTCCGAAAAATTAATTACGGCGATCGCTCCTCTTCCCGCCGAATTTAGCAAACTTTTGCA
- a CDS encoding Cna B-type domain-containing protein, with the protein MSTVRTYYPKPEAVEIENGKDESTATGNNLVINTRNEDVSVRTLVSDDPISVFTGTGNDTIIGGDSEFGDDYIDSKAGNDYVDGKAGDDIIVGSDGDDTLFGSAGDDSLDAGIGNDSLDSGIGNDSIIGGAGNDNIFGADGNDTIVGGAGNDTMVGGNGDDVIEMGAGDSVAGLLGSDTFRLDLSQQYDASNAPIITDFESVGDKISISGQGDAALSYDAETGELLLNGESILKLDGNVSLSAGNIVDSTGNELPVDSVEPPVLYKLSGTVYNDTNAPDSNTIEDTDAPIAGVEVQLLAADGTTVIETATTNANGFYEFTDLADGDYVVKETQPAGYDSVADKDGGDLNQILATIAGADSIGNNFLEEVTPVEPPVLYKLSGTVYNDTNAPDSNAIEDTDAPIAGVEVQLLAADGTTVIETATTNANGFYEFTDLADGDYVIKETQPAGYDSVADKDGGDLNQILATIAGADSLGNNFLEELTPVDPVDPVDPVDPVDPVDPVDGGEETKVYQFVNPSLGSYFYTVDEYEQSVIAETLDNYELQEIQPGEAIRTLTEDEVDPLTGTESEEVYRLFNTSSGSHLYTTSEFERDSILENLDNYTLDDNLFFAYTEEAEVAGSIDVHRFYNPIEDVHVFTHSDAEIEKMMADSENFNDEGIAFYVMPDVMS; encoded by the coding sequence ATGTCAACTGTAAGAACGTATTATCCTAAACCAGAGGCTGTTGAAATCGAAAACGGTAAAGATGAATCAACTGCTACTGGTAACAATTTAGTAATCAACACCCGAAATGAAGATGTATCTGTTAGAACATTAGTCAGTGACGATCCTATTTCCGTTTTTACTGGCACAGGAAATGACACAATCATCGGTGGAGATAGTGAATTTGGCGATGATTATATTGATAGTAAAGCTGGAAACGATTATGTTGATGGTAAAGCAGGAGACGATATCATTGTTGGTAGTGATGGAGATGACACCCTTTTCGGCAGCGCAGGCGATGATTCTCTTGATGCTGGGATAGGTAATGACTCTCTTGATAGTGGCATCGGCAATGACAGCATAATTGGTGGAGCTGGCAATGACAACATATTTGGTGCTGATGGAAATGACACCATAGTTGGTGGAGCTGGCAATGACACCATGGTCGGTGGTAATGGGGATGATGTTATAGAGATGGGAGCTGGTGATAGTGTTGCAGGTCTTTTGGGATCAGATACATTTCGCCTTGACTTATCCCAACAATATGATGCTAGCAATGCTCCCATAATCACTGATTTTGAGTCAGTAGGAGATAAGATTTCTATCTCAGGACAAGGGGATGCAGCTTTAAGTTATGACGCAGAAACTGGAGAGCTTTTATTAAACGGTGAATCAATACTTAAGCTAGATGGAAATGTTTCTCTAAGTGCAGGGAATATAGTTGATTCAACAGGTAACGAATTACCAGTTGATTCAGTTGAACCTCCTGTACTTTATAAACTTTCAGGTACTGTCTATAACGACACTAATGCTCCCGATAGTAATACGATTGAAGATACTGATGCACCTATTGCTGGAGTAGAAGTCCAACTATTGGCTGCTGATGGTACTACTGTCATTGAGACTGCAACTACTAATGCCAATGGTTTCTATGAGTTTACTGACTTGGCTGATGGTGACTATGTAGTCAAAGAGACTCAACCTGCTGGTTATGATTCAGTGGCTGATAAAGATGGTGGTGATCTCAACCAAATTTTAGCCACAATTGCTGGGGCGGACTCTATCGGTAACAACTTTTTAGAAGAAGTTACTCCAGTTGAACCTCCTGTACTTTATAAACTTTCAGGTACTGTCTATAACGACACTAATGCTCCCGATAGTAATGCGATTGAAGATACTGATGCACCTATTGCTGGAGTAGAAGTCCAACTATTGGCTGCTGATGGTACTACTGTCATTGAGACTGCAACTACTAATGCCAATGGTTTCTATGAGTTTACTGACTTGGCTGATGGTGATTATGTAATCAAAGAGACTCAACCTGCTGGTTATGATTCAGTGGCTGATAAGGATGGTGGTGATCTCAACCAAATTTTAGCCACAATTGCTGGGGCGGACTCTCTGGGTAACAACTTTTTAGAAGAACTGACTCCAGTTGATCCTGTTGATCCTGTTGACCCAGTTGATCCTGTTGACCCAGTTGACCCTGTTGATGGTGGCGAAGAAACAAAAGTATACCAGTTTGTTAATCCTTCATTAGGCTCTTATTTTTATACAGTTGATGAGTATGAGCAAAGTGTAATCGCTGAAACCCTAGATAATTATGAGCTTCAAGAAATTCAACCAGGAGAAGCTATCAGAACGCTGACTGAGGATGAAGTCGATCCGCTAACAGGAACGGAGTCGGAAGAAGTCTACCGTTTATTCAATACTTCTTCAGGATCGCATCTTTATACAACTAGTGAATTTGAAAGAGATTCTATCTTGGAAAATCTTGATAATTACACTTTAGATGACAACCTGTTTTTTGCTTATACAGAAGAAGCAGAAGTGGCAGGCTCAATTGACGTTCATCGTTTCTATAATCCTATTGAAGATGTCCACGTATTTACTCATAGTGACGCCGAAATAGAAAAAATGATGGCTGACTCAGAGAACTTTAATGATGAAGGCATTGCCTTTTATGTTATGCCTGATGTTATGAGTTAA
- a CDS encoding PPC domain-containing protein, translating into MGIVLCSLGLQSLPAQAESKMYNPTVITSETEVSDTLTVDDIPTGDGGFARDYLVELEKGDQVTIDLNSDNFDAMVMLIAGDGAKVAENDDGPDGSTNSLLFSRITEAGKYIVRVRAYGDTSGGKYTLKLTRLKPASK; encoded by the coding sequence ATGGGCATTGTCTTATGTAGCTTGGGATTACAGTCATTACCAGCCCAAGCCGAATCGAAAATGTATAATCCTACAGTAATCACCTCAGAAACAGAAGTATCTGATACCTTAACGGTAGATGATATTCCCACGGGAGATGGTGGATTTGCCCGTGACTACTTAGTGGAGTTAGAGAAAGGCGATCAGGTAACTATCGATCTGAACTCGGACAATTTTGATGCGATGGTCATGTTGATTGCAGGAGATGGAGCTAAAGTTGCCGAAAATGATGATGGGCCTGATGGTTCGACCAACTCCTTGCTTTTTTCCCGCATTACCGAAGCAGGAAAGTATATTGTGCGAGTAAGAGCCTATGGTGATACTAGTGGCGGAAAGTATACCCTCAAGCTGACTCGGCTTAAACCTGCGAGTAAATAG
- a CDS encoding VanZ family protein, with product MNLRNRSPRWGNLLFIASLAAIVIATTSPFNFQIPAGFSGQFPFLLQKFEFGGSVKDYWQNILLFIPLGISLASISARKQLSTPAILAVACLGSILTSSAVEIIQLSLSSRVSNVTDIICNSLGGTIGALLYFWRSNLAQLLKGIIYRDSNRLSLKSLLIAIASYCSLVLVMVLTLLANVNLANWDDNFHLTIGNEVTGDRPWNGQISNLYISDRGFNQSQVQQTLIEPDTFFAQSPDLVTFVKFTAGASSYQDRSHHLPKLLWQGLSASSAIERSSNDQQRLEILENSEILVNSRQWLKTAQPAAALSQKLKKTGEFSLYMAVASNDPQQFGPARIMSLSAGTQSHNLLIGQEGTDLHLRLRTPITGSAASQPRFRIPRIFENNDLARILVVFADKKLDLYINKPENKYSFEFTPATSFFSYIPWSRVDWIVNLEGFRSLKYQLLFYTIIITPLAILAAYLFLYSIRQ from the coding sequence ATGAATCTAAGAAATAGATCGCCACGCTGGGGCAACTTATTATTTATTGCCAGTCTTGCTGCGATTGTCATCGCCACAACATCTCCTTTTAACTTCCAGATTCCTGCGGGATTTTCTGGACAATTTCCATTTCTCCTCCAAAAGTTTGAATTTGGCGGCAGTGTTAAGGATTATTGGCAGAATATTTTGTTATTTATTCCTTTGGGCATTAGTTTGGCGAGCATTTCCGCTCGTAAGCAATTAAGCACTCCAGCAATTTTAGCGGTTGCCTGTTTGGGGAGTATCTTGACTTCAAGCGCCGTAGAAATAATTCAGCTCTCTTTATCTAGTCGTGTTTCTAATGTCACGGATATTATCTGTAATAGCTTAGGGGGAACTATAGGCGCATTGCTCTACTTTTGGCGGAGTAATCTTGCTCAGTTACTGAAGGGGATCATTTACAGAGATTCAAATCGCCTTAGTTTAAAATCCCTCTTAATTGCGATCGCCAGCTATTGCTCTCTAGTTCTGGTAATGGTTTTAACTTTACTCGCTAATGTTAATCTGGCGAACTGGGATGACAACTTCCATTTAACCATTGGTAATGAGGTTACAGGCGATCGCCCATGGAACGGACAGATTAGTAATTTATATATCAGCGATCGCGGTTTTAATCAATCACAAGTCCAACAGACATTGATCGAACCTGATACTTTTTTTGCTCAGTCTCCTGACTTGGTAACCTTTGTCAAGTTTACTGCTGGAGCAAGTTCCTACCAGGATCGTAGTCACCATCTCCCTAAGCTTTTGTGGCAAGGTCTTTCAGCTTCATCTGCTATAGAGCGATCGTCAAACGATCAGCAGAGATTAGAGATATTAGAAAATAGTGAAATCTTAGTAAATTCGAGACAATGGCTGAAAACAGCCCAGCCAGCAGCAGCTCTTAGCCAGAAATTAAAAAAAACTGGTGAATTTAGTCTTTATATGGCTGTTGCTAGTAACGATCCCCAGCAATTTGGCCCAGCGAGAATTATGTCATTATCAGCAGGAACGCAAAGTCACAATCTTTTAATCGGTCAAGAAGGAACAGACTTACACCTTCGTCTCAGAACTCCAATCACAGGTAGCGCTGCTTCTCAACCCAGATTTCGGATTCCTCGAATATTTGAAAATAATGATCTTGCTCGGATATTAGTGGTTTTTGCCGATAAAAAGCTTGATTTGTACATAAATAAGCCCGAAAATAAATACTCATTTGAATTTACCCCAGCAACTAGCTTTTTCAGCTATATTCCCTGGTCAAGAGTAGATTGGATAGTTAACCTTGAAGGATTTAGGTCTCTTAAATATCAGTTACTTTTTTATACAATTATCATTACTCCCTTGGCGATACTCGCTGCTTATTTATTTCTTTATTCAATTCGTCAATAA
- a CDS encoding amino acid ABC transporter substrate-binding protein, translating into MLRYLWAKSTAICFLSLGLLTWATPNAVAESVAEKITRTGTLTAGTSKDALPFAYRNEQGELVGYSVDILELITRQLEQEYKQEIDLELVALEPKKRIPQLISGEVDIVCDASSFTWERDRIIDFSFSYGSTGTRLLTKRGNKYWDPQSLVNLRIGALAKTTNEQVIRTIQPQAEIVLLKDRAEGFAALRSGKIDAFASDGILLESWLQNAPDRQNWQIVGDYSFEGIACMVPENNSQFLNTVNYTLTKFMQGVLDEQPEYVAIFDQWFGPQGALPLTQDLKNIMIDNMQLLIDFKERIAN; encoded by the coding sequence ATGTTGCGGTACTTGTGGGCAAAATCAACGGCGATTTGTTTTCTCAGTCTAGGTTTACTAACTTGGGCTACTCCTAATGCTGTAGCGGAATCAGTAGCGGAAAAAATAACTCGTACAGGAACGTTAACCGCAGGTACAAGTAAAGATGCCTTACCCTTTGCCTATCGTAATGAGCAAGGGGAACTAGTGGGCTATTCCGTCGATATTTTAGAATTAATTACCCGTCAGTTAGAACAAGAATACAAGCAAGAAATCGACCTAGAGTTAGTTGCCTTGGAGCCGAAAAAACGTATTCCTCAACTGATTTCAGGAGAAGTAGACATAGTTTGTGATGCTAGCAGCTTTACTTGGGAGCGCGATCGCATCATTGATTTTTCTTTTAGCTATGGTTCTACAGGAACTAGGCTTTTAACCAAAAGAGGCAATAAGTATTGGGATCCCCAGTCTCTAGTCAATTTACGCATTGGTGCTTTAGCTAAAACTACCAACGAACAGGTTATTAGAACCATTCAACCTCAAGCTGAGATTGTCTTACTTAAAGATCGCGCAGAAGGTTTTGCGGCACTGCGATCGGGAAAAATTGACGCTTTTGCTTCAGATGGAATTTTACTAGAAAGCTGGCTTCAAAACGCTCCAGATCGGCAAAATTGGCAAATTGTTGGCGATTATTCCTTTGAAGGGATTGCCTGTATGGTGCCAGAAAATAACTCTCAATTTCTCAACACAGTTAACTATACCCTCACCAAGTTTATGCAGGGGGTACTAGATGAGCAGCCAGAATACGTCGCCATTTTTGACCAATGGTTTGGTCCACAAGGAGCATTGCCTCTAACCCAAGATCTCAAAAATATTATGATTGACAATATGCAGTTGTTAATTGATTTTAAGGAGCGGATTGCCAATTAG
- a CDS encoding DUF423 domain-containing protein, with the protein MTRIFLAIASMSGGISVVFGAFASHALKDRLSANSLSIWETGTKYQMYHALALMLVALLISRYPNSTLLTVAGYAFIAGVFIFSGSLYALTLTGMKWLGAITPIGGMALIIGWLCLALATWRIE; encoded by the coding sequence GTGACTCGAATCTTTTTAGCGATCGCTTCAATGTCAGGCGGTATATCAGTAGTATTTGGTGCTTTTGCCAGTCATGCTTTGAAAGATCGTCTAAGCGCTAATTCTTTATCAATTTGGGAAACAGGCACTAAATATCAGATGTATCATGCCTTGGCTTTGATGCTGGTAGCCTTGTTGATTTCTCGTTATCCTAATTCGACGTTGTTGACAGTAGCGGGATATGCCTTCATTGCTGGGGTATTTATCTTTTCTGGTAGTCTTTACGCTTTGACTTTAACGGGAATGAAGTGGCTGGGGGCAATTACACCAATTGGGGGAATGGCATTGATTATTGGTTGGCTTTGCTTGGCACTTGCTACCTGGAGAATTGAATGA
- a CDS encoding glycosyltransferase: MRIALFTETFLPKVDGIVTRLRHTIEHLERNGDRVLVVAPEGGLTEYKGAKVYGIPGMPLPLYPELKLALPPLGTKNAIEEFQPDLIHVVNPAFLGVGGIYYAKTMNIPLVASYHTHLPQYLHHYGLGALEGLLWELLKAAHNKARLNLCTSSAMVKELIDHGIERVDLWQRGVDTEMFQPHLASMPMRSRLTQGNPQDPLLLYVGRVSAEKQIDQIKPVLEAIPQARLAIVGDGPSRETLEAHFAGTKTNFVGYLEGLELAAAFASADAFVFPSRTETLGLVLLEAMAAGCPVVAARSGGIPDIVTDGVNGYLFEPDDPQGAIIATKSLLAATQAREELRRNARYEAEQWGWAAATQQLQSYYRSVLQAEYGVSAA; the protein is encoded by the coding sequence ATGCGCATTGCCTTATTTACCGAAACGTTTTTGCCCAAGGTTGATGGTATCGTTACCCGTTTACGCCACACCATTGAACATCTTGAACGTAATGGCGATCGCGTCCTCGTAGTTGCTCCTGAAGGAGGATTAACAGAATATAAGGGAGCAAAAGTCTATGGTATCCCAGGGATGCCTTTACCGTTATATCCTGAATTGAAGTTGGCTTTACCTCCTTTGGGGACTAAAAATGCGATCGAGGAATTCCAGCCCGATTTGATTCACGTCGTTAATCCTGCGTTTCTGGGGGTAGGAGGGATTTACTATGCCAAAACAATGAATATACCTCTAGTAGCTTCCTATCATACCCATTTGCCACAATATCTCCATCATTACGGTTTAGGGGCATTAGAAGGACTGCTGTGGGAATTATTAAAAGCGGCTCATAATAAAGCGCGGTTAAATCTTTGCACCTCCAGCGCCATGGTGAAAGAATTGATAGATCATGGTATTGAGCGAGTAGATCTCTGGCAAAGAGGGGTAGATACCGAAATGTTTCAACCTCATTTGGCTTCGATGCCAATGCGATCGCGTCTGACTCAAGGAAATCCTCAAGATCCACTGTTGCTCTATGTTGGTCGAGTTTCCGCCGAAAAACAGATCGATCAAATCAAACCAGTTTTAGAAGCAATTCCCCAGGCTCGTTTAGCAATTGTGGGGGATGGCCCCAGCAGAGAAACCTTAGAAGCTCACTTTGCGGGGACTAAAACAAATTTTGTCGGTTATCTCGAAGGACTAGAATTAGCTGCTGCGTTTGCTTCGGCTGATGCCTTTGTCTTTCCCTCGCGCACCGAAACTTTAGGCTTAGTGTTGCTAGAGGCTATGGCTGCGGGTTGTCCTGTGGTGGCTGCTCGCTCTGGCGGTATTCCTGATATTGTTACTGATGGAGTCAACGGTTATTTATTTGAACCAGACGATCCCCAGGGAGCAATTATCGCCACTAAATCTTTATTAGCAGCCACTCAAGCTCGGGAAGAATTGCGCCGTAATGCTCGTTATGAAGCTGAACAGTGGGGTTGGGCTGCTGCCACCCAACAACTACAAAGTTACTATCGCAGCGTTCTTCAAGCTGAATATGGAGTTTCGGCTGCTTAA
- a CDS encoding DUF1493 family protein has protein sequence MRSLEVEEQVKLFISQKTETKLEKISLQSELAKDFGVDGDDAVELMQNFSPHGVTNSSKR, from the coding sequence ATGAGGTCTCTCGAAGTTGAAGAACAAGTGAAGTTGTTTATATCGCAAAAAACAGAAACTAAATTAGAAAAAATTTCTCTGCAAAGTGAATTAGCAAAAGACTTCGGCGTTGATGGTGATGATGCAGTTGAACTAATGCAAAATTTCTCCCCTCACGGGGTGACAAACAGTTCAAAAAGATGA
- a CDS encoding TIGR00303 family protein, with protein MIYVYSELQSGFRWLRQYSGASPSFACVLGFTETGLIPGISAAGATPQAREYTAIADAEFLAKGVQPDYQHPLPILTAGVSPTFISRAVVEALNIPTYIFNAGLPHPPTVDTVDLSGVVAKCLSSSQAMPLPKVQHLFSQGLEWGDKLAQTADYLIIGECVVGGTTTALALLTALGIEAQGMVNSSHPRCNHQQKWSVVETGLSKLDLDRSDDPLALVAAIGDPMQIVVAGMAIAASRRIGVMLAGGTQMLAVFALIKAIAEYHQLSTRLSQIVVGTTRWVSEDPTGNTVGLAKLVGGVPLLATGLSFSTSRYPSLRAYTQGYVKEGVGAGGCAIATHLKQNWTSTQLLTVIESSFARYRSLRMNSIG; from the coding sequence ATGATTTACGTCTATAGCGAGCTACAGTCAGGATTTCGTTGGTTAAGGCAGTATAGCGGTGCAAGTCCCAGTTTTGCTTGTGTTCTGGGTTTTACAGAGACAGGACTAATCCCAGGAATTTCCGCCGCAGGAGCAACGCCACAAGCTCGTGAATATACGGCGATCGCTGATGCGGAATTTTTAGCCAAGGGAGTGCAGCCAGATTATCAGCACCCTTTACCAATTCTGACAGCAGGAGTCTCTCCTACTTTTATTTCTCGCGCCGTGGTTGAAGCTTTAAATATCCCAACCTATATTTTTAACGCAGGTTTACCCCACCCCCCTACCGTGGATACAGTCGACCTATCAGGAGTTGTGGCTAAATGCCTTTCTTCTAGTCAAGCAATGCCGTTGCCGAAGGTACAACATTTATTTAGTCAAGGCTTAGAGTGGGGCGATAAGCTAGCGCAGACGGCTGATTATTTAATTATTGGAGAATGTGTCGTTGGGGGGACAACTACAGCCCTAGCTCTGTTAACCGCTTTAGGCATCGAAGCTCAAGGAATGGTTAATAGTAGTCATCCTCGCTGTAATCATCAGCAGAAATGGTCAGTCGTGGAAACTGGCTTATCAAAGCTAGATCTAGATCGATCTGATGATCCTTTAGCCTTAGTGGCAGCCATTGGCGATCCGATGCAGATCGTCGTCGCGGGAATGGCGATCGCTGCTAGCCGTCGGATTGGTGTGATGTTGGCGGGGGGAACGCAAATGCTCGCGGTATTTGCCTTAATCAAAGCGATCGCTGAGTATCATCAACTCTCGACTCGGCTATCTCAAATCGTTGTGGGGACAACTCGTTGGGTAAGCGAAGATCCCACAGGTAATACGGTAGGGTTGGCAAAACTTGTTGGTGGAGTCCCCTTGCTTGCTACTGGCTTAAGCTTCTCCACTTCAAGATATCCCAGCTTACGGGCTTATACCCAGGGATATGTTAAAGAAGGGGTTGGTGCAGGAGGCTGCGCGATCGCGACTCACCTCAAACAAAATTGGACTTCCACTCAATTACTCACTGTCATTGAAAGTTCATTTGCTCGTTATCGTAGTTTAAGAATGAATTCTATAGGTTAA
- a CDS encoding extracellular solute-binding protein, which translates to MNYQLSRRYFLRSSATLALSQLLSGCGGQATAQILLLENSIPLQSIRDFNKSLSQNQKIEFKPQTQISQIFDSLYTLRHYKKPDQKIKNALDKILNKVEVYPSLTTLGDAWLSTAIKQNLIQPLSSKSLPNWHKLPKTWQKLVQRNAQGDLADNGAIYGAPYRWGSTVIAYRRDKLESLNITIKDWQDLWLPELRDRISLLDSPREVIGLTLKKLGQSYNLNNLDTVSNLKTELLALQKQTKLYSSDHYLEPLVLGDTWAALAWSTDILPLLKRYPEIKFVIPQSGTSLWADLWVKPQLPQALLTSDRAEQFKIVSEWIDFCWQPKTAKQISLFTDGISPILATLPRQEIPQDLQDNVFVNSAILNSDKSEFLLPLKPETEQQYRDLWLKVRQSL; encoded by the coding sequence ATGAACTACCAGTTATCGCGCCGTTATTTTCTCCGCTCTAGTGCTACTCTGGCTTTATCGCAATTACTCTCAGGCTGTGGTGGTCAAGCAACGGCACAAATCTTACTTTTAGAAAACTCTATACCTTTACAATCTATCAGAGATTTTAATAAATCATTATCTCAAAATCAAAAAATTGAATTCAAACCTCAAACCCAAATTTCCCAAATCTTTGATTCACTTTACACTTTACGGCACTATAAAAAGCCAGATCAAAAAATTAAAAATGCTCTCGATAAAATCTTGAACAAGGTTGAAGTTTATCCTAGTTTGACTACTTTAGGAGATGCGTGGTTATCGACAGCAATTAAACAGAATTTGATTCAACCTTTGTCGAGTAAATCTTTGCCTAATTGGCATAAATTACCCAAAACTTGGCAAAAATTAGTACAGCGTAATGCTCAAGGAGATTTAGCAGATAATGGTGCGATTTATGGCGCACCTTATCGCTGGGGAAGTACGGTAATTGCTTATCGCCGCGATAAACTCGAATCATTAAATATCACTATTAAAGATTGGCAAGATCTTTGGCTGCCAGAATTGCGCGATCGCATTTCTTTATTAGATTCACCTAGAGAAGTGATTGGCTTAACTTTAAAGAAACTAGGACAGTCTTACAATCTAAATAATTTAGATACTGTAAGTAATTTAAAAACTGAATTATTAGCTCTTCAGAAACAGACAAAGTTGTATAGTTCAGATCACTATCTCGAACCCTTGGTTTTGGGTGATACTTGGGCTGCTTTGGCTTGGTCAACGGATATCTTGCCCTTACTTAAACGTTATCCTGAGATTAAATTTGTGATTCCTCAGTCGGGAACATCTCTCTGGGCAGATCTTTGGGTTAAGCCTCAATTACCTCAAGCTTTATTAACCAGCGATCGCGCAGAGCAGTTTAAGATTGTCTCAGAATGGATCGACTTTTGCTGGCAACCGAAAACAGCAAAACAAATATCTTTATTCACCGATGGCATTTCGCCCATCTTAGCTACTTTACCGCGCCAGGAAATACCCCAAGATCTTCAAGACAATGTTTTTGTTAATTCAGCAATTTTGAATTCCGACA